In Aegilops tauschii subsp. strangulata cultivar AL8/78 chromosome 3, Aet v6.0, whole genome shotgun sequence, one genomic interval encodes:
- the LOC109752108 gene encoding UDP-glucuronate:xylan alpha-glucuronosyltransferase 1-like: MAPHALLSPESRSRAAILPLLRILEDHGAEARKSRPAATASKAGRKKKVLVLTAVVSVVLMFALLKTRTLDGRVLLRHRPATVISVPRPPYAAHRRVQWDSVTASLVAAQAGSVALLNFSPAEVKRWRKLQPLHTTVRAVRLQPVDSAVTWAALYPEWIDEDGNGTNSGSCPSLPDPEDQGGQRFDLVAVNLPCRSRNDSGRWSRDVARLHLQLSAAKLAVSVQSSHVLVVSDCLPLPNLFPCKHLFHQHGHARLYRAHAAYLRPRTRLPVGSCDLALRLPTIPMKPLTVLRRRREAYATVLHSSDAYVCGAIAVAQSIRQSGSTRDLVALVDYGSVGAEQRAGLAAAGWQVRTMDGRIRNPRAVPGTYNEWNYSKLRLWQQLTDYRRVVFVDADQLVLRNIDFLFDAPEVSATGNSRTLFNSGVMVLEPCNCTFDMLMARVRDVRSYNGGDQGFLNEVFTWWHRLPRTVNVLKYYHQQGHAAAAASAPPSPEPYLLHYLGIKPWLCFRDYDCNWNVPSLRQFANDEAHARWWAVHDRIKPGELAARFCALPKSQRSSLQYERRQAEKANATDMHWSRPITDPRNTQQLLLPMPPTA; encoded by the exons ATGGCTCCTCATGCTCTCCTGTCTCCGGAGTCCCGCAGCCGCGCTGCCATCCTGCCACTGCTACGCATACT AGAAGATCATGGCGCTGAGGCGCGGAAGAGCCGGCCGGCGGCGACCGCCTCCAAGGCCGGCAGGAAGAAGAAGGTGCTGGTGCTGACCGCGGTGGTGTCCGTCGTGCTCATGTTTGCCCTCCTCAAGACCAGAACCCTCGACGGCCGGGTATTACTCCGTCATCGTCCAGCTACTGTGATTAGTGTTCCACGGCCCCCCTACGCCGCGCACCGGCGCGTCCAGTGGGACAGCGTCACCGCCTCCCTGGTGGCGGCGCAGGCGGGGTCGGTGGCGCTGCTCAACTTCAGCCCGGCGGAGGTGAAGCGGTGGAGGAAGCTGCAGCCACTCCACACGACAGTCCGAGCGGTGCGGTTGCAGCCCGTGGACAGCGCCGTCACCTGGGCCGCCCTCTACCCGGAGTGGATCGACGAGGACGGTAACGGCACCAACAGCGGCAGCTGCCCCTCACTCCCAGACCCCGAGGATCAAGGAGGCCAGCGcttcgacctcgtcgccgtcaaCCTCCCCTGCCGCAGCCGTAACGATAGCGGCCGCTGGTCCAGGGACGTGGCCAGGCTCCATCTCCAGCTCTCCGCCGCCAAGCTCGCCGTCTCCGTCCAGTCGTCGCATGTCCTCGTCGTCTCTGATTGCCTCCCACTCCCCAACCTCTTCCCATGCAAGCACCTCTTCCACCAACACGGCCACGCCCGGCTCTACAGGGCTCACGCCGCCTACCTCCGCCCCCGCACCCGCCTCCCCGTCGGCTCATGCGACCTCGCTCTACGTCTTCCGACGATTCCTATGAAGCCGCTTACGGTgctcaggcggcggcgggaggcgtaCGCGACGGTGCTGCACTCGTCGGACGCCTACGTGTGCGGCGCCATCGCGGTGGCGCAGAGCATCCGTCAGTCGGGCTCCACCAGGGACCTGGTGGCGCTGGTGGACTACGGCAGCGTCGGCGCCGAGCAGCGCGCCGGCCTGGCTGCGGCCGGGTGGCAGGTGCGCACCATGGACGGCCGCATCCGCAACCCGCGCGCCGTGCCCGGCACGTACAACGAGTGGAACTACAGCAAGCTCCGCCTGTGGCAGCAGCTCACCGACTACCGCAGGGTCGTGTTCGTGGACGCCGACCAGCTCGTGCTGCGAAACATCGACTTCCTCTTCGACGCCCCGGAGGTGAGCGCCACCGGGAACAGCCGGACGCTCTTCAACTCCGGCGTCATGGTGCTGGAGCCCTGCAACTGCACGTTCGACATGCTCATGGCGCGCGTCCGCGACGTCCGGTCGTACAACGGCGGCGATCAGGGGTTCCTCAACGAGGTCTTCACGTGGTGGCACCGCCTGCCGCGCACCGTCAACGTCCTAAAGTACTACCACCAACAGGGccatgctgctgctgctgcctcggcgccgccgtcgccggagccgtACCTGCTGCACTACCTGGGCATCAAGCCGTGGCTGTGCTTCCGCGACTACGACTGCAACTGGAACGTGCCGTCGCTGCGCCAGTTCGCCAACGACGAGGCGCACGCGCGGTGGTGGGCCGTGCACGACAGGATCAAGCCGGGGGAGCTCGCCGCTAGGTTCTGCGCGTTGCCGAAGAGTCAGAGGTCGTCGCTGCAGTATGAGCGGAGGCAGGCGGAGAAGGCCAACGCCACCGACATGCACTGGAGCCGTCCGATCACTGACCCAAGGAACACCCAACAACTCTTGTTGCCAATGCCACCCACCGCATGA